The Haemophilus parainfluenzae genome window below encodes:
- the metF gene encoding methylenetetrahydrofolate reductase, with translation MSYAKEINTLNQHLADINKKINVSFEFFPPKNEKMESMLWDSIHRLKVLNPKFVSVTYGANSGERDRTHSIVKAIKAETGIEAAPHLTGIDATPEELKEIAKDYWDSGIRRIVALRGDEPKGYAKKPFYAADLVELLRSVADFDISVAAYPEVHPEAKSAQADLINLKRKIDAGANHVITQFFFDIDSYLRFRDRCASIGIEAEIVPGILPVTNFKQLQKMASFTNVKIPAWLAKAYEGLDDDPTTRNLVAASVAMDMVKILSHEGVNDFHFYTLNRSELTYAICHTLGIRPKTNP, from the coding sequence ATGAGCTACGCAAAAGAAATTAACACATTAAATCAACATCTTGCCGACATTAACAAAAAAATTAATGTCTCCTTTGAGTTCTTTCCGCCTAAAAATGAAAAAATGGAAAGCATGCTTTGGGATTCTATCCATCGCTTAAAAGTATTAAATCCTAAATTTGTTTCCGTGACTTATGGCGCAAACTCTGGCGAACGTGATCGTACGCATAGCATCGTAAAAGCCATTAAAGCAGAAACAGGCATAGAAGCCGCACCACATTTAACAGGTATTGATGCAACACCTGAAGAATTAAAAGAAATAGCAAAAGATTATTGGGATAGCGGTATTCGTCGCATTGTGGCATTACGCGGTGATGAGCCAAAAGGCTATGCGAAAAAACCTTTCTATGCGGCTGATTTAGTTGAACTACTCCGCTCCGTAGCTGATTTTGATATCTCAGTTGCAGCATACCCAGAGGTTCATCCTGAAGCAAAATCAGCACAAGCAGATTTAATCAATTTGAAACGTAAAATTGACGCAGGTGCTAATCATGTCATTACTCAATTCTTCTTTGATATTGATAGTTATCTTCGCTTTCGTGATCGCTGTGCGTCCATTGGTATTGAGGCTGAAATTGTTCCAGGTATTCTACCTGTTACTAATTTCAAGCAACTGCAAAAAATGGCATCATTTACGAATGTAAAAATTCCAGCATGGTTGGCTAAAGCGTATGAAGGATTAGATGATGATCCTACTACTCGCAATCTCGTCGCGGCGAGTGTGGCAATGGATATGGTAAAAATCCTTTCTCATGAAGGTGTGAATGACTTCCACTTCTATACATTAAATCGTAGCGAACTCACGTATGCGATTTGTCACACATTAGGCATTCGCCCTAAAACAAATCCATAA
- the rplM gene encoding 50S ribosomal protein L13 — protein sequence MKTFVAKPETVKRDWYVVDATGKTLGRLATELARRLRGKHKAEYTPHVDTGDYIIVINADKVAVTGRKETDKLYYWHTGYVGGIKQATFKEMIARRPEAVIEIAVKGMLPKGPLGRAMFRKLKVYAGAEHQHAAQQPQVLDI from the coding sequence ATGAAAACTTTTGTAGCAAAACCGGAAACAGTAAAACGTGACTGGTATGTGGTAGATGCGACAGGTAAAACTTTAGGTCGTTTAGCTACTGAATTAGCACGCCGTCTTCGTGGTAAACACAAGGCTGAGTACACTCCACACGTAGATACTGGTGATTACATCATCGTTATCAATGCAGACAAAGTGGCAGTAACTGGTCGTAAAGAAACAGATAAGCTTTACTACTGGCACACTGGCTATGTAGGTGGTATCAAACAAGCGACTTTCAAAGAAATGATCGCTCGCCGTCCTGAAGCGGTGATTGAAATTGCGGTTAAAGGTATGTTGCCAAAAGGTCCATTAGGCCGTGCAATGTTCCGTAAATTAAAAGTGTATGCGGGTGCAGAACACCAACACGCAGCACAACAACCACAAGTATTAGACATTTAA
- the rpsI gene encoding 30S ribosomal protein S9: protein MAENQNYGTGRRKSSSARVFIKPGSGKITINQRELDVYFGRETARMIVRQPLELVELTDKLDLYITVKGGGISGQAGAIRHGITRALMEYDETLRPALRAAGFVTRDARRVERKKVGLHKARRRPQYSKR, encoded by the coding sequence ATGGCAGAGAATCAAAACTACGGCACTGGTCGCCGCAAAAGCTCTTCAGCTCGTGTATTTATCAAACCGGGCAGTGGTAAAATCACTATTAACCAACGTGAATTAGACGTATATTTCGGTCGCGAAACAGCTCGTATGATCGTACGTCAACCGTTAGAATTAGTGGAATTAACTGATAAATTAGACCTATACATTACTGTTAAAGGTGGTGGTATTTCTGGTCAAGCGGGTGCAATCCGTCACGGTATCACTCGTGCATTAATGGAATATGATGAGACTTTACGTCCTGCTCTTCGTGCAGCTGGCTTCGTTACTCGTGACGCACGTCGCGTTGAACGTAAAAAAGTTGGTTTACACAAAGCACGTCGTCGTCCACAATACTCTAAACGTTAA
- the sspA gene encoding stringent starvation protein SspA, with translation MSNASSKRSVMTLFSNKNDIYCHQVKIVLAEKGVAYENEEVDLQALSEDLMELNPYGTLPTLVDRDLVLFSSRIIMEYLDERFPHPPLMPVYPVSRAKSRLLMLRIEQDWYPTLEIAEKGTEVEREEALKQLKEELLAVSAIFQQTPYFMSEEFGLVDCYIAPLLWKLRNMGVEFSGTGSKAIKGYMDRVFSRDSFLQSVGEAAPKNLMDDK, from the coding sequence ATGTCCAATGCATCAAGTAAACGTTCAGTAATGACTCTTTTTTCAAATAAAAATGACATTTACTGCCATCAGGTAAAAATTGTCTTAGCTGAAAAAGGTGTTGCTTACGAAAACGAAGAAGTTGATCTGCAAGCATTATCAGAAGATTTAATGGAATTAAATCCTTACGGCACATTACCAACATTGGTGGATCGTGATTTAGTATTATTCAGCTCACGCATTATTATGGAATATCTTGATGAGCGTTTTCCACATCCTCCACTTATGCCAGTTTATCCGGTTTCTCGTGCGAAAAGCCGTCTTTTAATGTTACGTATTGAACAAGATTGGTACCCAACATTAGAGATTGCTGAAAAAGGCACAGAAGTTGAACGTGAAGAAGCGTTAAAACAGTTAAAAGAAGAGTTGTTAGCGGTATCCGCTATCTTCCAACAAACCCCTTATTTTATGAGTGAAGAGTTTGGCTTAGTCGATTGCTATATTGCACCATTATTATGGAAATTACGCAATATGGGCGTGGAATTTAGCGGTACAGGAAGCAAAGCAATCAAAGGCTATATGGATCGTGTATTTAGCCGTGATTCTTTCTTACAATCAGTGGGTGAAGCTGCTCCTAAAAATTTAATGGATGATAAATAA
- a CDS encoding ClpXP protease specificity-enhancing factor, with product MAHIPSPKRPYLLRAYYDWLVDNDFTPYLVVDANYYGTNVPVEYVKDGQIVLNLSAGATGNLQLTNDFIQFNARFKGVARELYIPMGAALAIYARENGDGVMFEPEEIYDELNREPTSEQPLSFAEAVNKPKTEKKPQKSASHLRIVD from the coding sequence ATGGCTCATATACCTTCTCCAAAACGTCCTTATTTGCTAAGAGCCTATTATGATTGGCTAGTGGATAATGATTTCACCCCATATTTAGTGGTAGATGCTAATTATTATGGTACTAATGTGCCTGTGGAATACGTGAAAGATGGGCAAATCGTCTTAAATCTTTCAGCGGGGGCGACTGGGAATTTGCAATTAACAAATGACTTTATCCAGTTTAATGCACGTTTCAAAGGTGTGGCTCGTGAGTTATATATTCCGATGGGCGCCGCTTTAGCTATTTATGCTCGTGAAAATGGTGATGGCGTGATGTTTGAGCCAGAAGAAATTTACGATGAGCTAAATCGTGAGCCAACATCCGAACAGCCATTAAGCTTTGCAGAAGCGGTAAATAAGCCAAAGACTGAAAAGAAACCACAGAAATCAGCATCTCATTTGCGAATTGTGGATTAA
- a CDS encoding IS3 family transposase — MVDAVRDYLDYYNHRRIPLKLKGLSPIQYRKQSFK; from the coding sequence ATAGTTGATGCTGTCAGAGATTATTTGGATTACTATAATCATCGACGGATTCCACTAAAATTAAAAGGACTGAGTCCGATACAATATCGAAAACAATCCTTTAAATAA
- a CDS encoding IS3 family transposase, with amino-acid sequence MIQRLRTRYPLKWLLGFAQLARSTFFAKLQIKLDKDEPLKKVIQRIKANHPDYGYRRVHASLPGVNHKKVQRLMQTLGLQVQSRKSKKLTTYRGTIGVIAPNHLERDFSATAPKQKWVTDITEFKEKDGSKVYLSPILDLFNNEIVSYNLSYSPNWAQVEDMLMQAVKGLNKACGVILHSDQGWQYQMVAYRRILAEHGIIQSMSRKGNCLDNAAMESFFGRLKTECFYGREFKTK; translated from the coding sequence ATTATCCAAAGGTTAAGAACACGCTATCCGTTAAAATGGCTTTTAGGCTTTGCACAGTTAGCGCGTAGTACGTTTTTTGCTAAACTTCAGATTAAACTGGATAAGGATGAGCCGCTGAAAAAGGTCATTCAACGCATCAAAGCCAATCATCCTGATTATGGCTATCGACGCGTTCATGCCAGCTTGCCAGGCGTGAATCATAAAAAAGTTCAACGTTTAATGCAGACACTTGGGCTTCAAGTGCAGTCAAGAAAAAGCAAGAAATTGACGACCTATCGAGGCACGATAGGGGTGATTGCACCGAATCATCTTGAACGCGATTTTAGTGCAACGGCCCCGAAACAAAAATGGGTGACCGATATCACAGAGTTTAAGGAGAAAGATGGGAGTAAAGTCTATTTATCTCCAATTTTAGACTTATTTAACAATGAGATAGTCTCATATAATCTCAGCTATTCCCCAAACTGGGCACAAGTAGAGGACATGTTAATGCAAGCCGTCAAAGGATTAAATAAGGCTTGTGGTGTCATTTTGCATTCAGACCAAGGCTGGCAATATCAAATGGTCGCTTATCGTCGAATCTTGGCTGAACATGGCATCATTCAAAGTATGTCGAGAAAAGGGAATTGCTTGGACAATGCTGCGATGGAAAGTTTCTTTGGACGATTAAAAACAGAATGTTTTTATGGTCGGGAATTTAAAACAAAATAA
- a CDS encoding helix-turn-helix domain-containing protein — protein MGKHYAIEFKLQVLQPILNGKMSIREAARFYNIPSNALVRTWLKRFEKSGIKGLIPRKPSGRPPMKPKYAKMPPPPKTEEDRLRLRILQLEAEVAYLKELRRLRLQDEAEQQKLSKG, from the coding sequence ATGGGTAAACACTACGCAATCGAATTTAAATTACAGGTTCTTCAACCTATTTTGAATGGGAAAATGAGTATTAGAGAAGCCGCGCGTTTTTACAATATTCCTTCCAACGCCCTAGTCAGGACATGGTTGAAACGGTTTGAAAAAAGTGGCATAAAAGGACTGATTCCCCGTAAACCATCAGGACGACCGCCGATGAAACCCAAATATGCAAAAATGCCACCGCCACCCAAAACTGAAGAAGACCGTTTACGTTTGAGAATTTTACAGCTTGAAGCGGAGGTGGCCTACCTAAAGGAGTTGAGAAGGCTCAGACTTCAGGACGAAGCAGAGCAACAGAAATTATCCAAAGGTTAA
- a CDS encoding C40 family peptidase — protein MNKIKCAFLVAGSFLLFACSSGVREDYAMNYKGQIGDPIMAIAMLSEQQYEWAGTPYVLGGQSRGGIDCSGFVQKTFIDRFNINLPRTTKDQAGYGKLVRKEDIQTGDLIFFKTGRGPNGYHVGIYVKEDKFLHASTKGGVIYSSMNSPYWKKAFWQVRRV, from the coding sequence ATGAATAAGATTAAATGTGCTTTTTTAGTCGCAGGAAGTTTTTTACTTTTTGCTTGTTCAAGTGGTGTTCGTGAAGATTATGCAATGAACTATAAAGGTCAGATTGGTGATCCTATTATGGCCATTGCTATGTTAAGTGAACAACAATATGAATGGGCGGGTACTCCATATGTTTTAGGCGGGCAATCTCGAGGTGGTATAGATTGTTCTGGTTTTGTGCAAAAGACCTTTATTGATCGTTTTAATATCAATCTTCCTCGAACTACGAAAGATCAAGCGGGTTACGGAAAACTTGTTCGTAAAGAAGATATCCAAACTGGCGATTTAATTTTCTTTAAAACGGGACGAGGACCAAATGGCTATCATGTGGGGATTTATGTGAAAGAAGATAAGTTTTTACATGCATCAACCAAAGGTGGCGTGATTTACTCTTCGATGAACAGCCCTTATTGGAAAAAAGCTTTTTGGCAAGTTAGACGAGTATAG
- a CDS encoding integration host factor subunit alpha has protein sequence MATITKIDITEYLLDKYQLQKAEAKALVEDFFEEIRLSLESGGEVKLSGFGNFELRNKASRPGRNPKTGESIPVSARRVVAFKPGQKLRARVENTKPKQ, from the coding sequence ATGGCAACGATTACAAAAATTGATATTACTGAATACTTATTAGATAAGTATCAATTACAAAAAGCTGAAGCTAAAGCATTAGTGGAAGACTTTTTTGAGGAAATTCGTTTATCGTTAGAATCTGGTGGCGAAGTGAAATTATCAGGTTTTGGTAATTTTGAACTTCGTAATAAAGCTTCCCGTCCAGGGCGTAATCCGAAAACAGGTGAAAGCATTCCTGTTTCTGCTCGCCGTGTAGTGGCATTTAAGCCAGGGCAAAAATTACGTGCTCGTGTGGAAAACACCAAGCCAAAACAATAG